One Microbacterium esteraromaticum genomic window carries:
- the coaD gene encoding pantetheine-phosphate adenylyltransferase, whose product MNSRIAVVPGSFDPPTLGHLDVIARAARLYDELHVLVVHNPGKEAMLPIAQRLSLLEQSIAEAGVEGHIIVGSWSMGLLVDYARDVDAGVLVKGIRSQVDVAYESPMAIVNRHLADIETVFLLPDPSHAMVSSSLVRQVAALGGDVSPFVPPVVASFLDTGARGL is encoded by the coding sequence GTGAATTCTCGGATCGCCGTCGTCCCCGGATCCTTCGACCCGCCCACGCTGGGCCACCTCGACGTGATCGCGCGCGCCGCCCGGCTGTACGACGAGCTGCACGTGCTGGTGGTGCACAACCCCGGCAAGGAGGCGATGCTGCCGATCGCGCAGCGTCTGAGCCTGCTGGAGCAGTCGATCGCCGAAGCGGGGGTCGAGGGGCACATCATCGTCGGCTCCTGGAGCATGGGCCTGCTGGTCGACTACGCGCGCGACGTCGACGCCGGGGTGCTGGTCAAGGGCATCCGCTCGCAGGTGGACGTCGCCTACGAGTCGCCGATGGCGATCGTCAACCGCCACCTCGCCGACATCGAGACGGTCTTCCTGCTGCCCGATCCGTCGCACGCCATGGTGTCGAGCTCGCTGGTGCGCCAGGTCGCAGCCCTCGGAGGCGACGTCTCGCCGTTCGTGCCGCCCGTGGTCGCCTCGTTCCTCGACACCGGAGCCCGCGGTCTCTGA
- the thiL gene encoding thiamine-phosphate kinase, whose amino-acid sequence MASGSDDDPRIGDLSEGQVLRAILARTAPASHAVLGPGDDAAVVAAPSGSVVVTADTLVEGPDFRLAWSTGYDLGWKSAAVNLSDIAAMGAVPTALLVSLAVPADTRLSFIEAMADGFRECCAQLAPGCSVVGGDLTVSDLLMIAVTALGDLGGRTAVTRAGARPGDVVAVAGELGVAAAGLGLLFGRFREGTTPVTVDRSALDAVQQHALDRQLRPLPPLRLGTVAADAGATAMMDLSDGLALDASRLADASNVTIALSGPAVDAVAFGGDRGRALGGGEDHGLLATFPPGVLPGGFARLGTVTARSHASVLVDGRPVEHSGWDPYRDWDHSR is encoded by the coding sequence ATGGCATCCGGTTCCGACGACGACCCTCGAATCGGCGACCTCTCGGAGGGACAGGTGCTCCGCGCGATCCTCGCGCGAACCGCCCCGGCCTCTCACGCCGTGCTCGGCCCTGGCGATGACGCCGCCGTCGTCGCGGCTCCCTCGGGGTCTGTCGTCGTGACCGCCGACACGCTGGTCGAGGGGCCGGACTTCCGTCTCGCCTGGTCGACCGGGTACGACCTGGGCTGGAAGTCCGCAGCGGTGAACCTCTCCGACATCGCGGCGATGGGCGCCGTGCCGACGGCCCTTCTCGTCTCGCTCGCGGTGCCCGCCGATACGCGCCTGTCTTTCATCGAGGCCATGGCCGACGGCTTCCGCGAGTGCTGCGCTCAGCTCGCGCCCGGATGCTCGGTGGTCGGCGGCGACCTCACGGTCTCCGATCTGCTCATGATCGCCGTCACGGCTCTGGGCGATCTGGGTGGGCGAACCGCAGTCACTCGTGCGGGTGCGCGGCCAGGAGACGTCGTCGCCGTTGCCGGGGAGCTCGGCGTCGCAGCAGCCGGACTCGGACTGCTGTTCGGGCGGTTCCGCGAGGGCACGACTCCGGTGACGGTCGATCGGTCGGCTCTGGATGCTGTGCAGCAGCATGCCCTGGACCGACAGCTGCGCCCGCTGCCGCCGCTGCGCCTCGGGACGGTGGCAGCGGATGCCGGCGCCACCGCCATGATGGACCTCTCCGACGGCCTCGCGCTGGACGCCTCGCGTCTGGCGGATGCCTCGAACGTGACGATCGCGCTGTCAGGCCCAGCGGTGGACGCGGTGGCCTTCGGCGGCGACCGCGGCCGAGCACTGGGCGGGGGAGAGGACCACGGACTGCTGGCGACCTTTCCTCCGGGGGTGCTGCCTGGCGGCTTCGCGCGCCTGGGCACCGTGACGGCGCGCTCCCACGCGTCTGTGCTCGTCGACGGGCGACCGGTCGAGCACTCCGGCTGGGACCCCTACCGGGACTGGGACCACAGCCGCTGA
- a CDS encoding lysophospholipid acyltransferase family protein yields MAASERSRPSLFWPLAAIVIPLVSLLAKITVIDAEKLPRRGAFVLAPNHYSEFDPLIVAIAVYRTGRLPRFMAKDSLFRIPVLGWVLRRTGMIPVARASSASAAKQTLTQSRELVENGRGVIVYPEGTLTRDPEMWPMRGKSGAVRLALMGDIPLIPMAQWGTQAIMGRYQKGLSLWPLRKPVRVLIGDPVDLSDLRGRAGDPGVLNTATERLMAAITALLEELRDEKAPEKRWNPADHGQKETGRLDS; encoded by the coding sequence ATGGCCGCCTCTGAACGGAGCCGTCCCAGCCTCTTTTGGCCTCTGGCGGCGATCGTCATCCCGCTCGTGTCATTGCTGGCGAAGATCACTGTGATCGACGCCGAGAAGCTGCCGCGCAGGGGTGCGTTCGTCCTCGCTCCGAATCACTACTCCGAGTTCGACCCGCTGATCGTCGCAATCGCGGTGTACCGCACCGGACGGCTGCCTCGATTCATGGCGAAGGACAGCCTGTTCCGGATCCCGGTGCTCGGCTGGGTGCTGCGCAGGACCGGGATGATCCCCGTCGCCCGCGCCTCGTCGGCCTCGGCGGCGAAGCAGACGCTCACCCAGTCTCGGGAGCTGGTCGAGAACGGCCGCGGCGTCATCGTCTACCCCGAGGGAACCCTCACCCGGGATCCCGAGATGTGGCCCATGCGCGGCAAGTCCGGTGCGGTGCGGCTCGCCCTGATGGGCGACATCCCGCTGATCCCGATGGCCCAGTGGGGCACGCAGGCGATCATGGGGCGGTATCAGAAGGGCCTCAGCCTCTGGCCGCTGCGCAAGCCGGTGCGGGTGCTGATCGGCGACCCGGTGGATCTCTCCGATCTGCGCGGCCGCGCCGGCGACCCCGGTGTGCTGAACACCGCGACGGAGCGCCTGATGGCCGCCATCACGGCGCTGCTCGAGGAGCTGCGCGACGAGAAGGCCCCCGAGAAACGCTGGAACCCGGCCGACCACGGTCAGAAGGAGACGGGTCGCCTTGATTCATAA
- a CDS encoding TerC/Alx family metal homeostasis membrane protein codes for MRGETFGHHTPSERRQSLIPVWFEVTSLIVLTVILIADLLLILKRPHIPSTKESALWVGFYVTLALIFAVTLYFFGDTKSSLDFLTGWAMEYSLSIDNLFVFVLIMTQFSVPRRYQQEALMVGIIIALVLRAIFIIIVGAAVEHLSPIFYIFGAFLVFTAIRQAMPDKEEEDVKTENFIVRQIRRVIPISDEYDGPKVRTVVNGKKIWTPMLIVFVSLGVTDLMFAVDSIPAIFGVTTNPFIVFTANLFALMGLRQLYFLLGDLLDRLRYLHYGVAFILGFIGVKLILHAMHENELPFINGGHPIEWAPDINNWVSLGVIFASMAVATIASLVASRRDRKAVVES; via the coding sequence ATGCGGGGAGAGACTTTCGGTCATCACACACCCTCCGAAAGGCGTCAATCCTTGATTCCCGTCTGGTTCGAAGTCACGTCACTGATCGTGCTCACCGTGATCCTGATCGCTGACCTTCTGCTCATCCTCAAGCGGCCGCACATCCCCTCCACCAAGGAATCGGCCCTGTGGGTGGGCTTCTACGTCACCCTGGCGCTGATCTTCGCGGTCACCCTGTACTTCTTCGGCGACACGAAATCCTCGCTCGACTTCCTCACCGGATGGGCGATGGAGTACAGCCTCTCGATCGACAATCTGTTCGTGTTCGTGCTGATCATGACGCAGTTCTCCGTGCCGCGCCGTTATCAGCAGGAGGCGCTGATGGTCGGCATCATCATCGCGCTGGTGCTGCGCGCGATCTTCATCATCATCGTCGGCGCGGCCGTCGAGCACCTCAGCCCGATCTTCTACATCTTCGGCGCGTTCCTCGTCTTCACGGCCATCCGTCAGGCCATGCCGGACAAGGAGGAGGAGGACGTGAAGACCGAGAACTTCATCGTCCGCCAGATCCGCAGGGTCATCCCGATCAGCGACGAGTACGACGGACCCAAGGTGCGCACCGTCGTCAACGGCAAGAAGATCTGGACCCCGATGCTCATCGTGTTCGTGTCGCTCGGCGTCACCGACCTGATGTTCGCGGTCGACTCGATCCCCGCCATCTTCGGCGTCACGACGAACCCGTTCATCGTCTTCACCGCGAACCTGTTCGCCCTGATGGGGCTGCGCCAGCTCTACTTCCTGCTCGGCGACCTCCTCGACCGCCTGCGCTACCTGCACTACGGCGTGGCCTTCATCCTCGGGTTCATCGGCGTGAAGCTCATCCTGCACGCGATGCACGAGAACGAGCTGCCGTTCATCAACGGCGGTCACCCGATCGAGTGGGCTCCCGACATCAACAACTGGGTGTCGCTCGGCGTCATCTTCGCGTCGATGGCCGTCGCCACGATCGCCAGCCTGGTCGCGTCGCGTCGCGACCGCAAGGCCGTCGTCGAGAGCTGA
- the leuC gene encoding 3-isopropylmalate dehydratase large subunit, whose protein sequence is MTSSTAPRTLAEKVWDDHLVVKGENGEPDLIYIDLHLVHEVTSPQAFDGLRSEGRPLRRLDLTIATEDHNTPTLAIDKPIADLTSRTQIETLRRNAAEFGVRLHSLGDAEQGIVHVVGPQLGLTMPGITVVCGDSHTSTHGAFGAMAFGIGTSEVEHVMATQTLPLKPFKTMAINVEGTLRPGVTAKDIILAVIARIGTGGGQGYVLEYRGSAIRALSMEGRMTICNMSIEAGARAGMVAPDETTFAYVKGKPHAPQGQDWDDAVAYWRTLPTDEGAAFDAEVFIDANELEPFVTWGTNPGQGSSLSASVPNPADFADANERAAAERALEYMDLAPGTPLKEVKVDAVFMGSCTNSRIEDLRAFASIIEGKKKADGVRVMVVPGSARVRIEAEAEGIDRIVEAFGAEWRFAGCSMCLGMNPDQLAPGERCASTSNRNFEGRQGKGGRTHLVSPLVAAATAIRGTLSSPADLEASN, encoded by the coding sequence ATGACCAGCAGCACCGCTCCGCGCACTCTGGCCGAGAAGGTCTGGGACGACCATCTCGTCGTCAAGGGTGAGAACGGCGAACCCGATCTCATCTACATCGACCTGCACCTCGTGCACGAGGTCACCAGCCCGCAGGCGTTCGATGGGCTGCGCTCGGAAGGGCGCCCTCTCCGCCGTCTCGACCTGACGATCGCGACAGAGGACCACAACACCCCGACTCTGGCGATCGACAAGCCGATCGCCGACCTCACCAGCCGCACCCAGATCGAGACGCTGCGCCGCAATGCCGCCGAGTTCGGTGTGAGGCTGCACTCGCTGGGGGATGCGGAGCAGGGCATCGTCCACGTGGTCGGCCCCCAGCTCGGACTGACCATGCCCGGCATCACCGTGGTCTGCGGAGACTCGCACACCTCGACGCACGGTGCATTCGGCGCCATGGCGTTCGGGATCGGCACCAGCGAGGTCGAGCACGTGATGGCGACCCAGACGCTGCCGCTCAAGCCGTTCAAGACCATGGCGATCAACGTCGAGGGAACGCTGCGCCCCGGCGTGACCGCAAAGGACATCATCCTCGCCGTCATCGCCAGGATCGGCACCGGCGGCGGCCAGGGCTACGTGCTCGAGTACCGCGGCAGCGCCATCCGCGCCCTCTCGATGGAGGGTCGCATGACGATCTGCAACATGTCCATCGAGGCGGGCGCCCGCGCCGGGATGGTGGCACCCGACGAGACGACCTTCGCGTACGTAAAGGGCAAGCCCCACGCACCGCAGGGCCAGGACTGGGACGATGCGGTCGCCTACTGGCGCACGCTGCCGACGGATGAGGGCGCGGCGTTCGACGCCGAGGTGTTCATCGACGCGAACGAGCTCGAGCCTTTCGTCACCTGGGGCACCAATCCCGGACAGGGCAGCTCGCTGTCGGCATCGGTGCCGAACCCCGCGGACTTCGCGGATGCCAACGAGCGCGCCGCCGCCGAGCGCGCCCTCGAGTACATGGATCTCGCCCCCGGCACCCCGCTGAAGGAGGTGAAGGTCGACGCCGTGTTCATGGGATCGTGCACCAACAGTCGCATCGAGGACCTGCGTGCCTTCGCGTCGATCATCGAGGGCAAGAAGAAGGCCGACGGCGTGCGCGTCATGGTCGTCCCAGGTTCGGCGCGGGTCCGCATCGAAGCCGAGGCCGAAGGCATCGACAGGATCGTCGAGGCCTTCGGAGCCGAGTGGCGCTTCGCCGGATGCTCGATGTGCCTCGGCATGAACCCTGATCAGCTCGCCCCCGGCGAGCGCTGCGCGTCGACATCCAACCGCAACTTCGAGGGCCGCCAGGGCAAGGGCGGCCGCACCCACCTGGTCTCGCCGCTGGTCGCGGCCGCGACCGCCATCCGAGGCACCCTGTCGAGCCCCGCAGACCTGGAGGCGAGCAACTGA
- the murA gene encoding UDP-N-acetylglucosamine 1-carboxyvinyltransferase, with translation MTTPPRVAVDDRVPAPAGSVLAIRGGRPLRGRVDVKGAKNLATKAMVATLLGETASTLRDVPDLSDVAVVRSLLEVHGVTVTEGDEPGSLVLDPSEVESAHYEEIDAHAGASRIPILFCGPLLHRLGQAFIPDLGGCRIGDRPIDFHLDALRKFGAIVEKQPSGIRLSAPNGLKGANIHLPYPSVGATEQVLLTAVRAKGVTELRNAAIEPEIMDLIAVLQKMGAIISYEPNRVILIEGVDSLRGYDHRAIFDRNEAASWACAALATDGEIFVAGAKQQEMLTFLNVFRKAGGWFDVQEDGILFRREGELKPVIVETDVHPGFMTDWQQPLIVALTQAAGRSIVHETVYENRFGFTQALVKMGADIEVHPHGLQDGPRRVPRRELEQAAVITGPTPLHAADIVVPDLRGGYSHVIAALTAEGESQVSGIDILSRGYEKFLDKLSALGADFDVVR, from the coding sequence ATGACGACACCGCCGCGAGTTGCTGTAGACGACCGGGTTCCGGCCCCAGCCGGATCCGTCCTCGCGATCCGCGGCGGAAGGCCGCTGCGCGGGCGCGTCGACGTCAAGGGAGCGAAGAACCTCGCCACGAAGGCGATGGTCGCGACCCTGCTCGGCGAGACTGCGAGCACCCTGCGTGACGTGCCCGATCTCAGCGACGTCGCCGTCGTGCGCTCGCTGCTCGAGGTGCACGGCGTGACCGTCACCGAGGGCGACGAACCCGGCTCGCTCGTGCTCGACCCGAGCGAGGTCGAGTCGGCGCACTACGAGGAGATCGACGCGCACGCGGGCGCCTCGCGCATCCCCATCCTGTTCTGCGGGCCGCTGCTGCACCGACTCGGTCAGGCCTTCATCCCCGACCTCGGCGGATGCCGCATCGGCGACCGTCCCATCGACTTCCACCTCGACGCGCTGCGCAAGTTCGGGGCGATCGTCGAGAAGCAGCCCAGCGGCATCCGCCTCTCGGCCCCCAACGGCCTCAAGGGCGCGAACATCCACCTGCCCTACCCGAGCGTCGGGGCGACCGAGCAGGTGCTGCTGACCGCTGTGCGGGCCAAGGGCGTCACCGAGCTGCGCAACGCGGCGATCGAGCCGGAGATCATGGATCTCATCGCCGTGCTGCAGAAGATGGGCGCGATCATCTCGTACGAGCCCAACCGCGTGATCCTCATCGAAGGTGTGGACTCGCTGCGCGGCTACGACCACCGGGCGATCTTCGATCGCAACGAGGCCGCGTCGTGGGCGTGCGCCGCACTGGCCACCGACGGCGAGATCTTCGTCGCCGGGGCCAAGCAGCAGGAGATGCTCACGTTCCTGAACGTGTTCCGCAAGGCCGGCGGCTGGTTCGACGTGCAGGAGGACGGCATCCTCTTCCGCCGCGAGGGCGAGCTCAAGCCCGTTATCGTCGAGACCGATGTGCATCCCGGGTTCATGACGGACTGGCAGCAGCCGCTCATCGTGGCGCTGACTCAGGCCGCCGGTCGTTCGATCGTGCACGAGACCGTCTACGAGAACCGGTTCGGCTTCACCCAGGCGCTTGTCAAGATGGGCGCCGACATCGAGGTGCACCCGCATGGTCTGCAGGACGGACCGCGCCGCGTGCCGCGCCGTGAGCTCGAGCAGGCCGCCGTCATCACCGGCCCGACGCCGCTGCACGCGGCAGACATCGTCGTCCCCGATCTGCGCGGCGGCTACAGCCACGTCATCGCCGCGCTGACCGCGGAGGGCGAGTCGCAGGTCTCGGGCATCGACATCCTCAGCCGCGGGTACGAGAAGTTCCTCGACAAGCTGAGCGCCCTCGGCGCGGACTTCGACGTCGTCCGGTGA
- a CDS encoding D-alanine--D-alanine ligase family protein, whose protein sequence is MDKQTVVVLFGGRSSEHSISSATAGGVLAAIDRDRYDVIPVGITREGAFVLEQDDPARFALDASNMPEVIDNGTRIQWPDAGGDRVLRVVAPDGSTVDLGVVDVVLPILHGTHGEDGTIQGFFDILEIPYAGGGVLDSALCMDKHFMKVALEADGIAVSPWVTVRQRAWQQDSAPLRAAIAELGLPLFVKPARAGSSVGVSKVADLGELDAALAVAFAEDEKVLVETGIVGREIEVAILETADGVRASLPGEIVLTSRGFYDFEGKYLGGDGVDVVCPAAMSDAEIASVQQIGMRAFEAVDGKGLARVDVFVTAQGEIIVNELNTMPGFTPISMFPKCWIASGLSYGDLITELVEGGLRR, encoded by the coding sequence ATGGACAAGCAGACGGTGGTGGTGCTCTTCGGCGGGCGTTCCAGCGAGCATTCGATCAGCTCCGCAACGGCGGGCGGGGTGCTGGCGGCGATTGACCGCGACAGGTACGACGTCATCCCCGTCGGGATCACCCGTGAGGGCGCATTCGTGCTCGAGCAGGATGACCCTGCGAGGTTCGCGCTGGACGCGTCGAACATGCCCGAGGTGATCGACAACGGCACCCGAATCCAGTGGCCCGATGCCGGCGGCGATCGGGTGCTCCGTGTCGTCGCCCCCGACGGGTCGACGGTGGATCTCGGCGTCGTCGACGTCGTCCTTCCGATCCTGCACGGCACCCACGGCGAGGACGGCACCATTCAGGGTTTCTTCGACATCCTCGAGATCCCGTACGCCGGCGGCGGGGTGCTGGATTCCGCGCTGTGCATGGACAAGCACTTCATGAAGGTCGCGCTCGAGGCCGACGGGATCGCGGTCTCGCCGTGGGTCACCGTTCGCCAGCGCGCCTGGCAGCAGGACTCCGCGCCGCTGCGCGCCGCCATCGCCGAACTCGGGCTCCCGCTGTTCGTGAAGCCGGCCCGCGCCGGCTCCAGCGTCGGCGTCTCGAAAGTCGCCGACCTGGGCGAGCTCGACGCCGCACTCGCGGTCGCTTTCGCGGAAGACGAGAAGGTGCTTGTCGAGACCGGCATCGTCGGTCGCGAGATCGAGGTCGCGATCCTCGAGACCGCTGACGGCGTGCGCGCGTCGCTGCCGGGCGAGATCGTGCTCACCTCGCGCGGCTTCTACGACTTCGAAGGCAAGTACCTCGGCGGGGACGGGGTCGACGTGGTCTGCCCCGCGGCGATGTCGGATGCCGAGATCGCGTCCGTTCAGCAGATCGGGATGCGTGCGTTCGAGGCGGTCGACGGCAAGGGCCTGGCCCGTGTCGACGTGTTCGTCACCGCACAGGGCGAGATCATCGTCAACGAGCTGAACACGATGCCGGGGTTCACTCCGATCTCGATGTTCCCGAAGTGCTGGATCGCGTCCGGGCTGAGCTATGGCGACCTGATCACCGAGCTCGTCGAGGGCGGACTGCGCCGCTGA
- a CDS encoding NAD(P)H-dependent glycerol-3-phosphate dehydrogenase, with protein sequence MIHKRTPQPSGTRVAVVGAGSWGTTFGKILSDGGAQVTMWARRPELAHEIDEAKRNSKYLPGINLPRTMRATHELAHALDGAEQVYLSVPSQTLRENLKALRPLLAGRDIPIISLMKGVERSSGLRMSQVIEQELRCDPDRIAVASGPNLALEIAREQPTAAVIASRSQETADAVARTARNRYFRSFVNTDVIGTEFGGVLKNLIAVAIGIVDGVGYGENTKASIITRGLVEMTDFAVANGARPETLQGLAGLGDLIATCQSPLSRNNTAGRLLGQGYSFHDVVKQMNQTAEGLASVAPILQLASESEVHMPIVEQVKMVLDGRMDPRDIAPHLTTDDDTPQEEMTNHGQADGGGALRRAFQRAFDQLRNGGRGAGGD encoded by the coding sequence TTGATTCATAAGCGCACGCCCCAGCCCTCGGGGACCCGCGTCGCCGTCGTGGGGGCCGGCAGCTGGGGGACCACCTTCGGCAAGATCCTGTCGGACGGCGGCGCCCAGGTCACGATGTGGGCCCGCCGGCCCGAGCTCGCCCACGAGATCGACGAGGCGAAGCGCAACTCGAAGTACCTGCCCGGCATCAACCTGCCGCGCACCATGCGGGCCACTCACGAGCTCGCTCACGCCCTCGACGGCGCCGAGCAGGTCTACCTCTCGGTGCCCAGTCAGACCCTGCGCGAGAACCTGAAGGCGCTGCGTCCGCTGCTCGCCGGCCGCGACATCCCGATCATCAGCCTGATGAAGGGCGTCGAGCGGTCGTCCGGCCTGCGCATGAGCCAGGTGATCGAGCAGGAGCTGCGGTGCGACCCTGATCGCATCGCGGTGGCATCCGGACCCAATCTCGCGCTCGAGATCGCGCGCGAGCAGCCCACCGCGGCGGTGATCGCCTCCCGCAGCCAGGAGACGGCGGATGCCGTGGCGCGCACCGCCCGTAACCGCTACTTCCGCTCGTTCGTGAACACCGACGTCATCGGCACCGAGTTCGGCGGCGTGCTGAAGAACCTCATCGCCGTGGCGATCGGCATCGTCGACGGCGTCGGGTACGGCGAGAACACGAAGGCGTCGATCATCACGCGCGGACTGGTCGAGATGACCGACTTCGCCGTGGCCAACGGCGCTCGCCCCGAGACGCTCCAGGGTCTGGCGGGCCTCGGCGACCTCATCGCGACCTGCCAGTCACCACTGAGCCGCAACAACACGGCGGGGCGTCTGCTCGGTCAGGGCTACAGCTTCCACGATGTCGTGAAGCAGATGAATCAGACCGCAGAAGGCCTCGCCTCGGTGGCTCCCATTCTTCAGCTCGCGAGCGAGTCCGAAGTGCACATGCCCATCGTGGAGCAGGTGAAGATGGTGCTCGACGGGCGCATGGATCCCCGCGACATCGCCCCGCACCTGACCACCGACGACGACACTCCTCAGGAGGAGATGACCAATCATGGACAAGCAGACGGTGGTGGTGCTCTTCGGCGGGCGTTCCAGCGAGCATTCGATCAGCTCCGCAACGGCGGGCGGGGTGCTGGCGGCGATTGA
- the rsmD gene encoding 16S rRNA (guanine(966)-N(2))-methyltransferase RsmD, which translates to MTRIIAGAARGARLDVPGAGTRPTSDRVRESLFGALESMDAIDGARVLDLYAGSGALGLEAWSRGAARVDLVEISRSAATVAGRNAGVVAKAMGVVPAAKVHQSAVRPFLSRARGEFDLVFTDPPYDLDDAAMTADLTALAALLSPDAVVVIERGKRASPPDLDAAGLVLLREKAYGDTRVWWAEPDRLGT; encoded by the coding sequence GTGACGAGGATCATCGCCGGCGCCGCGCGCGGCGCACGCCTGGACGTGCCGGGGGCAGGCACCCGCCCCACCAGCGACCGGGTGCGCGAGTCGCTGTTCGGCGCGCTGGAGTCGATGGATGCCATCGACGGCGCCCGGGTGCTCGATCTGTATGCCGGCAGCGGCGCACTGGGACTGGAGGCCTGGAGCCGCGGCGCCGCGCGGGTCGACCTCGTGGAGATCTCGCGCTCGGCGGCGACGGTCGCCGGACGCAACGCGGGAGTGGTCGCCAAGGCGATGGGGGTCGTGCCCGCGGCGAAGGTGCATCAGAGCGCGGTGCGCCCCTTTCTGTCACGCGCACGGGGCGAGTTCGATCTCGTGTTCACGGATCCGCCCTACGACCTCGACGATGCGGCGATGACGGCCGACCTGACTGCCCTCGCTGCGCTGCTCTCACCGGACGCCGTGGTGGTCATCGAGCGGGGCAAGCGGGCGTCCCCGCCCGACCTCGATGCGGCCGGCCTCGTGCTGCTTCGCGAGAAGGCATACGGCGACACCCGGGTCTGGTGGGCTGAACCCGATCGCCTGGGCACGTGA
- a CDS encoding DUF3515 family protein, producing the protein MLRRLALITSAAAMLALTGCSTTVALTPADDANNPECAEVTVRLPQSVAEQDRRWTDAQATGAYGSDGQTSVILTCGVTVPGPTAELQCVTLEGIDWLVDESDAPRMRMTTYGRDPAVQVFVDTEVVSANQVLTSPGIVSGVRMIDAESACTAPDELPE; encoded by the coding sequence ATGCTCCGCCGTCTCGCCCTGATCACCTCCGCGGCGGCGATGCTCGCTCTCACCGGGTGCTCGACCACCGTGGCTCTCACCCCCGCCGATGACGCGAACAACCCGGAGTGCGCCGAGGTCACCGTGCGCCTGCCGCAGAGCGTGGCCGAGCAGGATCGCCGATGGACAGACGCCCAGGCGACGGGTGCCTACGGCTCGGACGGACAGACCAGTGTGATCCTCACCTGCGGTGTGACGGTGCCCGGCCCGACCGCCGAATTGCAGTGCGTCACTCTCGAAGGCATCGACTGGCTCGTCGACGAGTCAGACGCACCGAGGATGCGCATGACGACCTACGGCCGCGATCCCGCGGTGCAGGTGTTCGTCGACACCGAGGTCGTCAGCGCCAATCAGGTGCTGACGAGCCCCGGCATCGTCTCGGGTGTGCGGATGATCGACGCCGAGAGCGCGTGCACGGCGCCGGACGAGCTGCCCGAGTAG
- the leuD gene encoding 3-isopropylmalate dehydratase small subunit: MEKFTTHTGIAAPLKRSNVDTDQIIPAVFLKRVTKTGFEDALFHGWRQDPEFVLNQAPYQGASVLVAGPDFGTGSSREHAVWALRDFGFKVVLSSRFADIFRGNSGKQGLLAATVEEPEIERIWQLIDEQPGRQVVVDLEARTVTVPGVGIDAEPAFQASIGIDDYTRWRLLEGLDDIGLTLRNEDRIAQFEARRESWRPRTLPVR; this comes from the coding sequence ATGGAGAAGTTCACCACGCACACCGGCATCGCGGCGCCGCTGAAGCGCTCGAACGTCGACACCGACCAGATCATCCCGGCGGTCTTCCTCAAGCGGGTCACCAAGACCGGCTTCGAGGACGCCCTGTTCCACGGCTGGCGTCAGGACCCGGAGTTCGTGCTCAACCAGGCACCGTACCAGGGTGCCTCCGTGCTCGTGGCCGGACCCGACTTCGGCACCGGATCGAGCCGCGAGCACGCTGTCTGGGCGCTGCGCGACTTCGGTTTCAAGGTCGTGCTCTCGTCGCGCTTCGCCGACATCTTCCGCGGCAACTCGGGTAAGCAGGGCCTGCTCGCCGCAACAGTCGAGGAGCCCGAGATCGAGCGGATCTGGCAGTTGATCGACGAGCAGCCGGGCAGGCAGGTCGTGGTCGACCTCGAGGCCCGCACGGTCACCGTTCCCGGAGTCGGGATCGACGCGGAGCCCGCCTTCCAGGCCTCCATCGGGATCGACGATTACACTAGATGGCGGCTCCTCGAAGGGCTCGATGACATCGGGCTCACGCTGCGTAACGAAGACAGGATCGCGCAGTTCGAGGCCCGCCGCGAGTCGTGGCGGCCACGCACCCTCCCTGTTCGCTAG